Proteins from a single region of Candidatus Effluviviaceae Genus I sp.:
- a CDS encoding phosphoglycerate dehydrogenase codes for MAVLSASLEADAAPCASRAELLDRVARCDGLVVRSHTLVDRELLDRAPRLRVVGRAGVGVDNIDVAYATERGVMVVNAPESNIVSAAEHTLALMLALARDLPASDAALKGGEWPKPGRHGVELFGKTLGIVGLGRVGSMVAVRAAAFGMKVVAYDPYIALERFEAFGAERAETLDELVRRADYLSVHTPKTDETYGMVGARELALARPGLRVVNCARGGIVSEDALVDALRSGRVAAAGVDVFDHEPLTTHPLFSFPQVIVTPHLGGSTEEAQARVGVTVAEQVVEALGGRLPKHALNMPLPDSETMAFVRPFLPLAEAMGSAFTQLFGLPLGGVEVRFGGELGRYRTEIATSAFLKGLLASVEGDQVNLVNGRAVAKRRGIRVTESRTTECGAYTSLVTACGGDGRARTLSGTLLGRAGARITEVDGFEVDLPPSGDVVVCWFDARAVCEPGVVGRVGTLLGRAGLNISRMEVGREVVGERAIMVISLGDAAAPETLASLEGVEELCEVKLARFPGRDTWTHGRSS; via the coding sequence ATGGCCGTGCTCTCCGCCTCGCTCGAGGCGGACGCCGCTCCGTGCGCCTCCCGCGCCGAGCTTCTCGACCGCGTCGCCCGCTGCGACGGCCTCGTCGTGCGGAGCCACACGCTCGTGGACCGCGAGCTCCTCGACCGCGCGCCGCGCCTGCGCGTCGTGGGGCGGGCGGGCGTCGGCGTGGACAACATCGACGTCGCGTACGCCACGGAACGCGGCGTGATGGTCGTGAACGCGCCGGAGAGCAACATCGTCTCCGCCGCGGAGCACACGCTCGCCCTCATGCTCGCGCTCGCGCGCGACCTCCCGGCCTCGGACGCCGCGCTCAAGGGCGGCGAGTGGCCGAAGCCGGGCCGGCACGGGGTCGAGCTCTTCGGGAAGACGCTCGGCATCGTCGGTCTGGGGCGCGTGGGCTCGATGGTCGCGGTGCGGGCCGCGGCGTTCGGGATGAAGGTGGTCGCGTACGATCCGTACATCGCGCTCGAGCGATTCGAGGCGTTCGGCGCCGAGCGCGCCGAGACGCTCGACGAGCTGGTGCGCCGGGCCGACTACCTGAGCGTGCACACGCCGAAGACAGACGAGACCTACGGGATGGTCGGCGCGCGTGAGCTTGCGCTCGCGCGACCTGGGCTCCGCGTCGTCAACTGCGCGCGCGGCGGCATCGTGAGCGAGGACGCGCTCGTGGACGCGCTGCGCTCGGGCCGCGTCGCCGCGGCCGGCGTGGACGTGTTCGACCACGAACCGCTCACGACGCACCCGCTCTTCTCGTTCCCGCAGGTCATCGTGACGCCGCACCTCGGCGGCTCGACGGAGGAGGCGCAGGCGCGCGTCGGCGTCACGGTCGCCGAGCAGGTCGTCGAGGCGCTCGGCGGGCGGCTCCCGAAGCACGCGCTCAACATGCCGCTTCCGGACAGCGAGACCATGGCGTTCGTGCGGCCCTTCCTGCCGCTTGCCGAGGCGATGGGAAGCGCGTTCACCCAGCTCTTCGGGCTTCCGCTCGGCGGGGTCGAGGTGCGGTTCGGCGGCGAGCTCGGCCGCTACCGCACCGAGATCGCGACGTCGGCGTTCCTCAAAGGGCTTCTCGCGTCCGTCGAGGGCGACCAGGTGAACCTGGTCAACGGGCGCGCTGTCGCGAAGAGGCGCGGCATCCGCGTGACGGAGTCGCGGACCACCGAGTGCGGCGCGTACACGAGCCTGGTCACCGCGTGCGGCGGGGACGGTCGGGCGCGGACGCTCTCGGGCACGCTGCTCGGCCGCGCGGGCGCGCGGATCACCGAGGTGGACGGGTTCGAGGTGGACCTGCCGCCGAGCGGCGACGTCGTCGTGTGCTGGTTCGACGCGCGGGCCGTCTGCGAGCCGGGCGTCGTCGGGCGCGTCGGCACGTTGCTCGGTCGCGCGGGTCTCAACATCTCTCGGATGGAAGTCGGGCGCGAGGTCGTGGGCGAGCGGGCCATCATGGTCATCTCGCTCGGCGACGCGGCGGCGCCCGAGACGCTCGCCTCGCTGGAGGGCGTCGAGGAGCTCTGCGAGGTCAAACTGGCGAGGTTTCCAGGGAGGGACACATGGACGCACGGAAGATCATCCTGA
- a CDS encoding TrpB-like pyridoxal phosphate-dependent enzyme, whose product MDARKIILSEKDIPRAWYNVAPDLPRPLDPPLHPQTRQPLGPGDLEPLFPMDLIMQEVSREPEIAIPEEVLEIYSLWRPSPLVRARRLEAELRTPARIYYKNEGVSAAGSHKPNTSVPQAYYNKKAGVKRLTTETGAGQWGSALSFACNCFGLDCTVYMVKVSYEQKPYRRSLMRIWGADVFPSPSPQTDIGRRILEADPDCPGSLGIAISEAVFDAATHDDAKYALGSVLNHVLLHQTVIGLETKKQLALAGEKADVVIGCVGGGSNFSGLALPFVRDKAAGSKVRLVAVEPKACPTLTKGVFAYDYGDTAKMAPLVKMYTLGHAFVPPRIHAGGLRYHGDSPILSLLVKEGIVEPVAYSQNEVFEAALLFARTEGIVPAPETSHALKAAVDEAVRCREAREAKTIVVGFSGHGHFDMAAYDAYLAGTLEDYEMNPETLARALRDSGVEG is encoded by the coding sequence ATGGACGCACGGAAGATCATCCTGAGCGAGAAGGACATCCCGAGGGCCTGGTACAACGTGGCCCCCGACCTGCCGCGGCCGCTCGATCCGCCGCTTCATCCGCAGACGCGGCAGCCGCTCGGCCCCGGCGACCTCGAACCGCTCTTCCCGATGGACCTCATCATGCAGGAGGTCTCGCGGGAGCCCGAGATCGCGATCCCCGAGGAGGTGCTCGAGATCTACTCGCTGTGGCGGCCGAGCCCGCTCGTGCGCGCGCGGCGTCTCGAGGCGGAGCTCAGGACGCCGGCGCGGATCTACTACAAGAACGAGGGGGTGAGCGCCGCGGGCAGCCACAAGCCCAACACCTCCGTTCCGCAGGCCTACTACAACAAGAAGGCCGGCGTGAAGCGCCTCACGACCGAGACGGGCGCGGGGCAGTGGGGGAGCGCGCTCTCGTTCGCGTGCAACTGCTTCGGGCTGGACTGCACGGTCTACATGGTGAAGGTGAGCTACGAGCAGAAGCCGTATCGCCGGTCGCTCATGCGCATTTGGGGCGCGGACGTGTTCCCCAGCCCGAGCCCGCAGACCGACATCGGGCGGAGAATCCTCGAGGCCGACCCCGACTGCCCCGGCTCGCTCGGCATCGCGATCAGCGAGGCGGTCTTCGACGCGGCGACGCACGACGACGCGAAGTACGCGCTCGGGAGCGTGCTCAATCACGTCCTCCTGCACCAGACCGTCATCGGGCTCGAGACGAAGAAGCAGCTCGCGCTTGCCGGCGAGAAGGCGGACGTCGTCATCGGCTGCGTGGGCGGCGGCAGCAACTTCAGCGGCCTCGCGCTCCCGTTCGTGCGCGACAAGGCCGCAGGATCGAAGGTGCGGCTTGTCGCCGTCGAGCCGAAGGCGTGCCCGACGCTCACGAAGGGCGTCTTCGCGTACGACTACGGCGACACCGCGAAGATGGCGCCGCTCGTGAAGATGTACACCCTGGGTCACGCGTTCGTGCCGCCGCGCATCCACGCCGGCGGGCTGCGGTACCACGGCGACTCGCCCATCCTGAGCCTCCTCGTGAAGGAGGGGATCGTCGAGCCCGTCGCCTACTCGCAGAACGAGGTGTTCGAGGCCGCGCTCCTGTTCGCGCGGACCGAGGGCATCGTGCCCGCGCCGGAGACGTCGCACGCCCTCAAGGCCGCCGTGGACGAGGCCGTGCGGTGCCGTGAGGCGCGCGAGGCGAAGACCATCGTCGTCGGGTTCTCGGGGCACGGGCACTTCGACATGGCCGCGTACGACGCGTACCTGGCCGGCACGCTCGAGGACTACGAGATGAACCCCGAGACGCTCGCCCGCGCCCTGCGGGATTCGGGGGTGGAGGGGTAG
- a CDS encoding metallophosphoesterase, with protein MRTRRPFVAGSAVFAAVVAALALSAASAAAGPWFSDELLAPRLGQPALRTPGESFTAYVALGGTFAVGDVTASLAADDGAQHAVTTVSITARSIVPGNDLDVMLYATGLSTVQEIVLQLPAGTPAGFYGISIGLSGTSYASVSAVRVYDAYPGSWGFLHATDAHVGYVGSAYSSLARLQAFVREANFLNPELVVITGDLCDDQNAGHDWPSQFLGAVAGLRVPVYVVPGNHDYYNNGESYNSGGPMRYFQEINRFENSVVTLGGARFYGVTTQYDHGLLQLYRCHGPSTEGLTWIQSDLAGPGSSGHPRFLLMHGPNYDRWVWNTTNTAAVRDLMTSGGFALALAGHTHRFETYRNTGSNSFGRDDYASGSDWGRDVAFPGFPLHVQTSALGKAEGEDKAGPADPADAVEPPASRGPYGSRVCWRWVQVDGTDVAFFTADTDGDGYRSTETPWDLGNLTFSVQTDGGGVITSSVTNQHRETWHGVRHYVPADPEADYDVEGGTLVRRLPDGSAVVAVESVAPLSVSTVVLTPRETGVADGEFAVRLRHASPNPFNPETHISFELPRACRVTLDVRSVDGRRVATLVDGPRVAGAHSVVWRGRDDAGAEVASGVYFVRLSACGREARGQVTLVK; from the coding sequence ATGCGCACGCGTCGTCCGTTCGTGGCGGGGTCGGCGGTCTTCGCGGCGGTCGTCGCCGCGCTCGCTCTCAGCGCGGCGTCCGCCGCGGCCGGCCCCTGGTTCTCCGATGAGCTTCTCGCGCCGAGGCTGGGGCAGCCGGCGCTGCGCACGCCCGGCGAGTCCTTCACCGCGTACGTTGCCCTCGGCGGGACCTTCGCCGTCGGCGACGTGACGGCCTCGCTCGCTGCCGACGACGGCGCGCAGCACGCCGTCACCACGGTCTCGATCACCGCGCGCTCGATCGTCCCCGGCAACGACCTCGACGTGATGCTCTACGCGACGGGGCTCTCGACCGTCCAGGAGATCGTGCTCCAACTTCCCGCCGGCACGCCCGCGGGCTTCTACGGCATCTCGATCGGCCTTTCGGGAACATCCTACGCGTCCGTGTCGGCCGTCCGTGTGTACGACGCGTACCCGGGGAGCTGGGGCTTCCTCCACGCCACCGACGCGCACGTGGGGTACGTGGGGAGCGCGTACTCGTCGCTTGCGCGGCTGCAGGCGTTCGTGAGGGAGGCCAACTTCCTGAACCCTGAGCTCGTCGTCATCACCGGCGACCTCTGCGACGACCAGAACGCGGGACACGACTGGCCGTCGCAGTTCCTCGGCGCGGTGGCGGGACTCCGCGTGCCCGTGTACGTGGTTCCCGGCAATCACGACTACTACAACAACGGGGAGAGCTACAACTCGGGCGGGCCGATGCGGTACTTCCAGGAGATCAACCGGTTCGAGAACTCGGTCGTGACGCTGGGCGGCGCGCGGTTCTACGGGGTCACGACGCAGTACGACCACGGGCTCCTTCAGCTCTACCGCTGCCACGGGCCGTCCACCGAGGGGCTCACCTGGATCCAGTCCGACCTCGCGGGCCCTGGGTCTTCGGGCCACCCGCGGTTCCTTCTCATGCACGGGCCGAACTACGACCGGTGGGTGTGGAACACGACGAACACCGCCGCCGTACGCGACCTCATGACGAGCGGCGGCTTCGCTCTCGCGCTTGCCGGCCACACGCACCGGTTCGAGACCTACAGGAACACCGGCTCCAACTCGTTCGGCCGCGACGACTACGCAAGCGGCAGCGACTGGGGCCGGGACGTGGCGTTCCCCGGCTTCCCGCTGCACGTGCAGACGTCCGCGCTCGGGAAGGCCGAGGGCGAGGACAAGGCCGGTCCCGCTGATCCGGCGGACGCCGTTGAGCCGCCCGCGTCGCGCGGTCCGTACGGAAGCCGCGTCTGCTGGCGGTGGGTGCAGGTGGACGGCACCGACGTCGCCTTCTTCACGGCCGACACCGACGGCGACGGCTACCGGAGCACCGAGACGCCGTGGGACCTCGGGAATCTCACGTTCTCGGTGCAGACGGACGGAGGCGGCGTCATCACGTCGAGCGTGACCAACCAGCACCGCGAGACCTGGCACGGCGTCCGGCACTACGTTCCGGCGGACCCGGAGGCGGACTACGACGTCGAGGGCGGAACGCTCGTGCGGCGGCTGCCCGACGGCAGCGCGGTGGTCGCGGTCGAGTCGGTCGCGCCGCTTTCGGTCTCGACGGTCGTGCTCACCCCGCGCGAGACAGGCGTCGCGGATGGCGAGTTCGCGGTCCGGCTCCGGCACGCGAGCCCGAACCCGTTCAACCCGGAGACGCACATCTCGTTCGAGCTCCCGCGGGCCTGCCGCGTGACGCTCGACGTCCGCTCCGTGGACGGGCGGCGCGTCGCCACGCTCGTGGACGGGCCGAGGGTCGCGGGCGCGCACTCGGTCGTCTGGCGCGGGCGCGACGACGCGGGCGCCGAGGTCGCAAGCGGCGTGTACTTCGTGCGTCTCTCGGCATGCGGGCGCGAGGCGCGGGGGCAGGTCACGCTCGTGAAGTGA
- a CDS encoding alkaline phosphatase family protein, whose protein sequence is MGLFSRKSKRTLVIGLDGVPHALLVRLAAEGVMPNTARLLLLGHLSKMKVTLPEISAVSWPSFMTGANPGTHGIFGFVDLKPGSYELRFPGFRDLRVPTLWDRLGERGKRSVVINQPSTYPAREIPGVLVSGFVAISLRKAVWPPTALAPLEKMGYEIDIDTARARGDHAYLIGALDSTLERRRSAVDHFWKEPWDLFEVVVTGTDRLHHYLWNALDDASHPHHGAFLDYYRKVDAFVGELAARFARDSGRDEEGEGLFLLSDHGFTGIVQEVRVARWLVENGYLAFEKDPPGSLDDIAPSSKAFVLDPGRVFVHRKGRFPKGSVDDADARAVAAEIKAGLSKLRWEGRPVVERVFERDEIYSGPETPNAADLVVVGHHGFDMKGTIREPQLFGRTNLTGAHTWDDAFFWSLRAAPPDLDITKLAGIVEGSLA, encoded by the coding sequence GTGGGGCTCTTCAGCCGGAAGTCGAAGCGGACGCTCGTCATCGGACTCGACGGCGTGCCGCACGCGCTCCTCGTGCGGCTCGCGGCCGAGGGCGTGATGCCCAACACCGCGCGGCTGCTCCTGCTCGGCCACCTCTCGAAGATGAAGGTGACGCTCCCCGAGATCTCCGCGGTCTCGTGGCCCTCGTTCATGACGGGCGCGAATCCCGGCACGCACGGCATCTTCGGGTTCGTGGACCTCAAGCCCGGGTCGTACGAGCTTCGGTTCCCGGGTTTCCGCGACCTCAGGGTCCCCACGCTGTGGGACCGTCTGGGGGAACGGGGCAAGCGCTCCGTCGTCATCAACCAGCCCTCGACGTACCCGGCGCGCGAGATCCCCGGGGTGCTGGTCTCGGGGTTCGTCGCCATCTCGCTCCGGAAGGCCGTCTGGCCCCCGACGGCGCTCGCGCCGCTCGAGAAGATGGGCTACGAGATCGACATCGACACCGCGCGGGCGCGCGGCGACCACGCGTACCTCATCGGCGCGCTCGACTCGACGCTCGAGCGGCGACGGAGCGCCGTGGACCACTTCTGGAAGGAGCCGTGGGACCTCTTCGAGGTGGTCGTGACGGGCACCGACAGGCTCCACCACTACCTGTGGAACGCGCTTGACGACGCGTCGCATCCGCACCACGGCGCGTTCCTCGACTACTACCGCAAGGTGGACGCGTTCGTCGGCGAGCTCGCCGCGAGGTTCGCGAGGGACTCGGGGCGCGACGAGGAGGGCGAGGGGCTCTTCCTGCTCTCCGACCACGGGTTCACCGGCATCGTGCAGGAGGTGCGCGTCGCGCGGTGGCTCGTCGAGAACGGGTATCTCGCGTTCGAGAAGGACCCGCCCGGTTCGCTCGACGACATCGCGCCGTCGTCGAAGGCGTTCGTGCTCGACCCCGGGCGCGTCTTCGTGCATCGGAAGGGCCGCTTCCCGAAGGGGAGCGTGGACGACGCCGACGCCCGCGCCGTCGCCGCCGAGATCAAGGCCGGTCTCTCCAAGCTTCGCTGGGAGGGAAGGCCCGTCGTCGAGCGCGTGTTCGAGCGCGACGAGATCTACTCCGGGCCCGAGACGCCGAACGCGGCCGACCTCGTGGTGGTCGGGCACCACGGCTTCGACATGAAGGGGACCATCAGAGAGCCCCAGCTCTTCGGGCGGACCAACCTCACCGGCGCGCACACCTGGGACGACGCGTTCTTCTGGTCGCTCAGGGCCGCGCCGCCCGACCTCGACATCACGAAGCTCGCCGGGATCGTCGAGGGGAGCCTCGCGTAG
- a CDS encoding ABC transporter ATP-binding protein — MHWDDILIEEDETEVKRIPLRAMLGRLLPLLRPHVRTLVWSALLLLVTVAAELGGPLIIRRVLDTDIPASNARGVLAMGLLYAGLYAVGMVAAYFQIVLVSKVGLAVVMGLRERAFSHLMGLSLGYFDKNPPGRLMARVESDVERLRQLFSDVAMTLVRNAVLLGGTLTVMLLANPAVTVAILVFMAPIVFATYFFLRYIRRAFRTIRKLFARISAFLVEYIQGIPILQIYGYTEKAKMDLVRLNRDKYSRETRVYLREYAFWGAFSSIEIAAIMLIIWIGARHHFGVVMTVGTLVLFIEYARRLFFPLVQFSEQLDFIQQAFASADRVFGVLDTPSRTPDLPDAIETVPADWREIAFEDVAFSYDGGAQALKGVSFRIPRGQKVALVGLSGGGKTTVTNLLLRFYEASSGRVTLDGVDIREYRQRAWRQKTGLVLQDIHLFPGSLRENLKVLRDDISDEALERAMRVAQADGMVRRLPQGYETELSEGGANLSMGERQLLCFARAIVNDPDILVLDEATSSVDPATERRLQDSLEHVLAGRTSLIVAHRLATITTVDRILVLHEGRLVEEGTHDELYAKDGIYRDLFDLQFAAQAGTT, encoded by the coding sequence ATGCACTGGGACGACATCCTCATCGAAGAGGACGAGACGGAGGTCAAGCGGATCCCGCTCCGGGCGATGCTCGGGCGGCTCCTTCCGCTCCTGCGTCCGCACGTCCGGACGCTCGTCTGGTCCGCGCTCCTCCTTCTGGTGACGGTCGCCGCCGAGCTCGGCGGCCCGCTCATCATCCGGCGCGTGCTCGACACGGACATCCCCGCGAGCAACGCGCGCGGCGTGCTCGCCATGGGGCTCCTCTACGCGGGCCTCTACGCGGTGGGGATGGTCGCCGCGTACTTCCAGATCGTCCTCGTCTCGAAGGTCGGCCTCGCGGTCGTGATGGGCCTGCGCGAGCGCGCGTTCTCGCACCTCATGGGCCTGTCGCTCGGGTACTTCGACAAGAACCCGCCTGGCCGTCTCATGGCGCGCGTCGAGAGCGACGTCGAGCGCCTCAGGCAGCTCTTCTCCGACGTCGCGATGACGCTCGTGCGGAACGCCGTGCTTCTGGGCGGCACGCTCACCGTGATGCTCCTCGCGAACCCCGCCGTGACGGTTGCGATCCTCGTGTTCATGGCGCCGATCGTGTTCGCGACGTACTTCTTCCTGCGGTACATCCGGCGGGCGTTTCGGACCATCCGGAAGCTCTTCGCGCGGATCTCGGCGTTCCTCGTCGAGTACATCCAGGGGATCCCGATCCTCCAGATCTACGGGTACACCGAGAAGGCGAAGATGGACCTCGTGCGCCTCAACCGCGACAAGTACTCGCGCGAGACGCGCGTGTATCTCCGCGAGTACGCGTTCTGGGGCGCGTTCTCGTCGATCGAGATCGCGGCGATCATGCTCATCATCTGGATCGGCGCGCGGCACCACTTCGGCGTCGTGATGACCGTCGGCACGCTCGTGCTCTTCATCGAGTACGCGAGGCGGCTCTTCTTCCCGCTCGTGCAGTTCTCCGAGCAGCTCGACTTCATCCAGCAGGCGTTCGCGTCGGCCGACCGCGTGTTCGGCGTGCTCGACACGCCGTCGCGGACGCCCGATTTGCCGGACGCCATCGAGACGGTGCCCGCGGACTGGCGGGAGATCGCGTTCGAGGACGTCGCCTTCTCGTACGACGGGGGCGCGCAGGCGCTCAAGGGCGTGAGTTTCCGCATCCCGCGCGGGCAGAAGGTCGCGCTGGTCGGGCTGTCGGGTGGCGGGAAGACGACGGTCACGAACCTCCTGCTCAGGTTCTACGAGGCGTCGAGCGGCCGGGTGACGCTCGACGGCGTGGACATCCGGGAGTACCGGCAGCGGGCGTGGCGGCAGAAGACGGGGCTCGTGCTCCAGGACATCCACCTGTTCCCGGGGAGCCTCCGCGAGAACCTCAAGGTTCTCCGGGACGACATCTCGGACGAGGCGCTCGAGCGCGCGATGCGGGTCGCGCAGGCGGACGGGATGGTGAGGCGGCTGCCGCAAGGGTACGAGACCGAGCTCTCCGAGGGCGGCGCGAACCTCTCGATGGGCGAGCGCCAGCTCCTGTGCTTCGCGCGCGCCATCGTGAACGACCCCGACATCCTCGTGCTCGACGAGGCGACCTCGTCGGTGGACCCGGCGACCGAGCGAAGGCTGCAGGACTCGCTTGAGCACGTGCTCGCGGGGCGGACCTCGCTCATCGTGGCGCACCGCCTCGCGACCATCACGACGGTGGACCGCATCCTCGTGCTCCACGAGGGCAGGCTCGTCGAGGAGGGCACGCACGACGAGCTGTACGCGAAGGACGGGATCTACCGCGACCTCTTCGACCTGCAGTTTGCGGCGCAGGCGGGGACGACGTAG
- a CDS encoding ABC transporter ATP-binding protein, translating into MNADATAGGRIDREAPRLSFREHVRWLWRYWRPHRHILVALAFFTLVSTTVAVAYPLVFRWVLDRVAGVFEAGAAADVGRVMLALLVILVGNFVARLYPAARAMMNARLERDIRDDVFAEIMNKDYRFHHRFLTGDVVTRLTDDLNEFPKVAWFGCSGIFRAVESGSRLIFCVVAMVVMSPKLTALSVIPLPIMMWIFYGLRHRMRHYMEAAQQSVSKTNNLLESVFTGIRIVKAFSAERAQSGRLSDILRERLETLLGLVKLQIVMFSLDNFAARVCQMVVIAYGGFLVIRGELTIGTIYAFYVYLDMLTGPMMDVPFVFMTGQQAFVSIDRVEEVRTFPVVEKRPAGAPLEGVGEIAFDGVSFSYDGSRKNLDGVSFRAKAGTRVAVVGPVACGKSTVLKLLAGIMGPTEGRILVDGRPLGECDWDSYRRSLGYVPQEALLFSQSIEDNVLFDRRPDGDPGVWARHCLSVAQMDADLAALPGGVSTVVGQKGALVSGGQKQRIAIARALAGKPRVLLLDDCTAALDAHNEARFWSRLDEEFGDVICFVVSHRLSTIRLADTVLVLDNGRLVDHGTHDELVARSAVYREFLLAEERKAHLGVEGDVETTS; encoded by the coding sequence ATGAACGCTGACGCGACAGCGGGAGGCAGGATCGACCGCGAGGCCCCGAGGCTCTCGTTCCGGGAGCACGTCCGGTGGCTGTGGCGCTACTGGCGGCCGCACCGGCACATCCTCGTCGCGCTCGCGTTCTTCACGCTCGTCTCGACGACCGTCGCGGTCGCGTATCCGCTCGTGTTCCGCTGGGTGCTCGACCGGGTGGCGGGCGTGTTCGAGGCGGGCGCGGCGGCCGACGTCGGCCGCGTCATGCTCGCGCTCCTGGTCATCCTCGTCGGCAACTTCGTCGCGCGCCTCTACCCGGCGGCGCGCGCCATGATGAACGCGCGCCTCGAGCGCGACATCCGCGACGACGTCTTCGCCGAGATCATGAACAAGGACTACCGATTCCACCACCGGTTCCTGACCGGCGACGTCGTCACGCGCCTCACGGACGACCTCAACGAGTTCCCGAAGGTCGCGTGGTTCGGCTGCTCGGGCATCTTCCGCGCGGTCGAGTCCGGCTCGCGCCTCATCTTCTGCGTGGTCGCCATGGTCGTCATGAGTCCGAAGCTCACGGCGCTCTCGGTGATCCCGCTCCCCATCATGATGTGGATCTTCTACGGGCTCCGGCACCGGATGCGCCACTACATGGAGGCGGCGCAGCAGTCGGTCTCGAAGACGAACAACCTGCTCGAGTCCGTCTTCACGGGCATCCGGATCGTCAAGGCGTTCAGCGCGGAGCGCGCGCAGTCGGGGCGGCTGTCCGACATCCTGAGGGAGCGGCTCGAGACCCTCCTGGGGCTCGTGAAGCTCCAGATCGTCATGTTCTCGCTCGACAACTTCGCGGCACGCGTGTGCCAGATGGTCGTCATCGCGTACGGCGGGTTCCTCGTCATCCGCGGCGAGCTCACCATCGGGACCATCTACGCGTTCTACGTGTATCTCGACATGCTGACCGGCCCCATGATGGACGTGCCGTTCGTGTTCATGACCGGACAGCAGGCGTTCGTGTCCATCGACCGCGTGGAGGAGGTGCGGACGTTCCCGGTCGTCGAGAAGCGGCCGGCCGGCGCGCCGCTCGAGGGCGTCGGCGAGATCGCGTTCGACGGCGTGTCGTTCTCGTACGATGGGTCGCGGAAGAACCTCGACGGCGTGTCGTTCCGGGCGAAGGCGGGCACGCGCGTGGCCGTCGTCGGCCCGGTCGCGTGCGGGAAGTCCACCGTCCTCAAGCTCCTCGCGGGCATCATGGGCCCGACCGAGGGGCGGATCCTCGTGGACGGCAGACCCCTCGGGGAGTGCGACTGGGACTCGTACCGCAGGTCGCTCGGGTACGTTCCGCAGGAGGCGCTCCTCTTCTCGCAGAGCATCGAGGACAACGTGCTCTTCGACCGCAGGCCGGATGGCGACCCGGGGGTGTGGGCGAGGCACTGCCTGTCGGTCGCGCAGATGGACGCCGACCTGGCGGCGCTCCCGGGCGGCGTCTCGACCGTCGTGGGGCAGAAGGGCGCGCTCGTCTCGGGCGGGCAGAAGCAGCGCATCGCGATCGCGAGGGCGCTCGCGGGGAAGCCGCGCGTGCTCCTGCTCGACGACTGCACGGCGGCGCTCGATGCGCACAACGAGGCGCGGTTCTGGTCGCGGCTGGACGAGGAGTTCGGGGACGTCATCTGCTTCGTGGTGTCGCACCGGCTCTCGACCATCCGCCTGGCGGACACGGTCCTCGTGCTCGACAACGGGCGGCTCGTGGACCACGGGACGCACGACGAGCTCGTGGCGCGGTCGGCGGTGTACCGCGAGTTCCTGCTCGCCGAGGAGCGGAAGGCGCATCTGGGGGTGGAAGGGGACGTCGAGACCACCTCTTGA